In the Streptomyces sp. NBC_00525 genome, one interval contains:
- a CDS encoding YtxH domain-containing protein — protein sequence MRYRLTFIAGLAVGYVLGTRAGRERYEQLKKSARQFAQNPAVRNTCETAAQSGREFAGKAYHAVGEKVGDKVPPSVTDRVRSFRGRGAGNGVEDDWGTTNT from the coding sequence ATGCGGTACCGGCTCACGTTCATCGCCGGACTGGCCGTCGGTTACGTGCTCGGCACGCGGGCCGGGCGGGAGCGCTACGAGCAGCTGAAGAAGTCCGCGCGCCAGTTCGCCCAGAACCCGGCCGTGCGCAACACCTGCGAGACCGCGGCCCAGAGCGGCCGGGAGTTCGCGGGCAAGGCGTACCACGCGGTGGGCGAGAAGGTCGGCGACAAGGTGCCGCCCTCCGTGACCGACCGGGTGCGGTCGTTCCGGGGGCGCGGGGCCGGGAACGGCGTCGAGGACGACTGGGGGACGACGAACACCTAG
- a CDS encoding TetR/AcrR family transcriptional regulator yields MATVRTPRERWIEEGLRALVDGGPDAVRIEVLAKRLGVTKGGFYGHFAHRGALLEAMLDTWERESTDEVAHRVDREGGDARTRISRAGALTFSGDRLLPIDLAIRAWARNDEAVTERLRRVDNRRMALLREEFGTFCADPDEIEARSLLAFCTAIGAHFLAADHEGRSRGQVLALAADLLLDRAGHRAGHHGGAAEAEPVTPPRN; encoded by the coding sequence GTGGCTACGGTCCGGACCCCGCGTGAACGATGGATCGAGGAGGGCCTGCGCGCCCTGGTCGACGGCGGCCCCGACGCCGTCCGCATCGAGGTGCTGGCCAAGCGGCTGGGTGTCACCAAGGGCGGCTTCTACGGGCACTTCGCCCACCGCGGCGCACTGCTGGAGGCCATGCTGGACACCTGGGAGCGGGAGAGCACCGACGAGGTCGCCCACCGCGTCGATCGCGAGGGCGGCGATGCGCGGACCAGGATCAGCCGGGCGGGCGCGCTCACCTTCTCCGGCGATCGGCTGCTGCCCATCGACCTCGCGATCCGCGCCTGGGCTCGCAACGACGAGGCGGTCACCGAGCGGCTGCGCCGCGTCGACAACCGCCGCATGGCCCTGCTGCGCGAAGAGTTCGGCACGTTCTGCGCCGACCCGGACGAGATCGAGGCGCGCAGCCTGCTCGCCTTCTGTACGGCCATCGGCGCCCACTTCCTGGCCGCCGACCACGAGGGCCGCAGCCGCGGGCAGGTCCTCGCCCTGGCCGCCGACCTGCTCCTGGACCGCGCAGGCCACCGCGCCGGTCACCACGGGGGCGCCGCTGAGGCCGAGCCCGTAACTCCGCCCCGGAACTGA
- a CDS encoding carboxyl transferase domain-containing protein, whose protein sequence is MAERLTAREAIAALTADFTELPAPAGDTTGDGPLDWTGYAESRARATARTGERESVVHGTAEVGGHPCVLLSFEFGFLGGSLGQRTGDQLVVAYEEALARRLPLVSLIATGGSRMQEGMIALTQLQRVASASARLRAAGPAQLAVLRDPTTGGGWATLGAGADVILALPGAQIGFAGSRVRPADADPAAYEAAGQLAAGSVDAVVPAGELPDTVGRWLGLLGHHATPLPAAPFPAALGATDLPRTGWEAVERARSAERPRAGAYLDAYFEARLPLSGDRCGGTDAGLLCGFGLRAGSPVAYVAQCGTATRPAGYRTAARVIRLADRLGVPVLTLVDTPGAANDAEAERSGAGAAIADAFAAIAAARVPVTTLVIGEGGSGGALALAAPDNTHVTPDGYFSVIAPELAAAILKRSPDEVRATAGQLRLRPQDLVELGTARSVAGPAADGQRA, encoded by the coding sequence ATGGCTGAGCGGCTGACGGCACGCGAGGCGATCGCCGCGCTCACCGCCGACTTCACCGAGCTGCCCGCCCCGGCCGGCGACACCACCGGCGACGGCCCGCTCGACTGGACCGGCTACGCGGAGTCCAGGGCGCGCGCCACCGCCCGTACCGGCGAGCGGGAGTCCGTCGTGCACGGCACCGCCGAGGTCGGCGGGCACCCCTGCGTCCTGCTCTCCTTCGAGTTCGGCTTCCTGGGCGGCTCGCTGGGGCAGCGCACCGGGGACCAGCTGGTGGTGGCGTACGAGGAGGCCCTGGCCCGGCGGCTGCCGCTCGTCTCGCTCATCGCCACCGGCGGCAGCCGGATGCAGGAGGGCATGATCGCGCTGACCCAGCTCCAGCGGGTGGCCAGCGCCTCTGCCCGGCTGCGGGCGGCGGGCCCGGCGCAGCTCGCCGTCCTGCGGGACCCGACGACCGGGGGCGGCTGGGCCACGCTGGGCGCGGGCGCGGACGTGATCCTGGCGCTGCCCGGCGCGCAGATCGGGTTCGCCGGTTCGCGGGTGCGTCCGGCCGACGCCGACCCCGCCGCGTACGAGGCGGCCGGGCAGCTCGCGGCCGGTTCGGTGGACGCGGTCGTGCCGGCCGGGGAGCTGCCGGACACGGTCGGGCGCTGGCTCGGCCTGCTCGGCCACCACGCAACGCCGCTCCCGGCGGCCCCGTTTCCGGCGGCGCTCGGGGCGACCGACCTGCCCCGGACCGGCTGGGAGGCGGTGGAGCGGGCCAGGTCGGCGGAGCGGCCGCGCGCCGGCGCCTATCTGGACGCCTACTTCGAGGCGCGGCTGCCGCTGAGCGGCGACCGCTGCGGCGGCACCGACGCGGGGCTGCTGTGCGGGTTCGGGCTGCGCGCGGGGAGCCCGGTGGCGTACGTGGCGCAGTGCGGCACCGCGACCCGGCCGGCCGGTTACCGCACGGCGGCCCGGGTGATCCGGCTCGCCGACCGGCTGGGCGTCCCGGTGCTCACGCTGGTGGACACGCCGGGCGCGGCCAACGACGCGGAGGCGGAGCGCTCGGGTGCGGGCGCGGCCATCGCGGACGCCTTCGCGGCGATCGCGGCGGCACGGGTGCCGGTGACGACGCTGGTGATCGGCGAGGGCGGCTCTGGCGGTGCGCTGGCGCTGGCCGCGCCGGACAACACCCATGTCACCCCGGACGGCTACTTCTCCGTCATCGCGCCGGAGCTGGCCGCCGCGATCCTCAAGCGCTCCCCGGACGAGGTGCGGGCCACGGCCGGCCAGCTCCGGCTGCGTCCGCAGGATCTGGTGGAGCTGGGCACGGCCCGCTCGGTGGCCGGCCCGGCCGCCGACGGGCAGCGGGCGTGA
- a CDS encoding MFS transporter: protein MTEPAEGGPEPAPRARIFADVTPLRTSPDYRRLWFGNTVSWVGQGMTALAVSLQVYDLTGSAFSVGLIGACSLVPLVVFGLYGGAVADTVDRRKLGLASALGSFVLSVLLVAVTVAGLERVEVLYGVVALQAVCFALNSPARSSMIARLLPAEQLPAANALNSMTSTTGALVGPMLGGLIVGWWGYRAAYGVDAVAFTASLYAMWRLPSMLPEREAAAGRKRASVLDGLRFLGTRPNLRMTFLSDLCAMVLAQPRALFPVVAVLWYGGDAKTTGLLVAAPGLGALLGGVFSGWLGNVRRHGLAVIVAVGCWGAAIAVFGLTRQLWLGLLFLALAGAADNTSMVFRNTMLQAAVPDELRGRLQGIFIVVVAGGPRLGDFIAGSAADLTSPGLAVTGGGIACVLAVVLLALRWPAFTRYDARDPQP from the coding sequence CTGACCGAACCCGCCGAGGGCGGCCCCGAGCCGGCGCCCCGTGCGCGGATATTCGCCGATGTGACCCCGCTGCGGACCTCCCCGGACTACCGGCGGCTCTGGTTCGGGAACACCGTCTCCTGGGTGGGCCAGGGCATGACCGCGCTCGCGGTCTCGCTGCAGGTGTACGACCTGACCGGGTCCGCGTTCTCCGTGGGGCTCATCGGCGCCTGCTCGCTGGTGCCGCTCGTCGTATTCGGCCTGTACGGCGGGGCCGTCGCGGACACCGTGGACCGCCGCAAGCTCGGGCTCGCCAGCGCGCTGGGCTCGTTCGTGCTGTCGGTGCTGCTGGTCGCGGTCACCGTCGCCGGCCTGGAGCGGGTGGAGGTGCTGTACGGGGTCGTCGCGCTCCAGGCCGTCTGCTTCGCGCTCAACTCGCCCGCGCGCAGCTCGATGATCGCCCGGCTGCTGCCGGCCGAACAGCTGCCCGCCGCCAACGCCCTGAACTCGATGACCAGCACCACCGGCGCCCTCGTCGGGCCCATGCTCGGCGGGCTCATCGTCGGGTGGTGGGGGTACCGCGCCGCCTACGGGGTCGACGCCGTTGCCTTCACCGCCTCCCTGTACGCCATGTGGCGGCTGCCCTCGATGCTGCCCGAGCGCGAGGCGGCGGCGGGGCGGAAGCGGGCCTCCGTGCTGGACGGGCTGCGGTTCCTCGGGACCCGGCCCAACCTGCGGATGACCTTCCTCAGCGACCTGTGCGCCATGGTGCTCGCCCAGCCCCGCGCCCTCTTCCCGGTCGTCGCCGTCCTCTGGTACGGGGGCGACGCCAAGACCACCGGGCTGCTCGTCGCCGCGCCGGGGCTCGGGGCGCTGCTGGGCGGGGTGTTCTCCGGATGGCTGGGGAACGTCCGGCGGCACGGGCTGGCGGTGATCGTCGCCGTCGGCTGCTGGGGCGCGGCCATCGCCGTCTTCGGGCTCACCCGGCAGCTCTGGCTCGGGCTGCTGTTCCTGGCGCTCGCCGGCGCCGCCGACAACACGTCCATGGTCTTCCGCAACACCATGCTCCAGGCGGCCGTCCCGGACGAGCTGCGCGGCCGGCTCCAGGGGATCTTCATCGTGGTCGTCGCCGGCGGGCCCCGGCTGGGGGACTTCATCGCCGGGTCCGCCGCCGATCTGACCTCCCCCGGCCTCGCCGTGACCGGGGGAGGCATCGCCTGCGTCCTCGCGGTGGTGCTGCTGGCGCTGCGCTGGCCCGCCTTCACCCGGTACGACGCGCGCGACCCCCAGCCGTAG
- a CDS encoding MFS transporter, producing MDTAVKQSPPRAGSSAAYRNLIMATVGFTLTFWAWNLIAPMSGEYKDRLDLDSFQQSLLVAVPVLVGSLGRIPVGALTDRYGARLMFPLTSALTILPVLLLIPAKNSYGAMLAVGFLLGIGGTTFAIGIPLVNSWFPPAKRGLALGVFGMGMGGVALSGYFTPRIAKHGDNLPFLVVAGALVVYAALSAVLINDHPDRQVPTDSLGHRLGSAGRLRVTWELSALYAIGFGGIVAFGVYLPTYLKTWYELTPTDAGTKAAGFALVTVVFRPFGGWLSDRLHPAVVTSVALGVAALMAIVQAFDPRLDPTGTVALLVMAAGLGMASGSVFALVSQVTPQAKVGSVTGIVGAMGGLGGFVPPLVMGAIYSAKDSYSIGFMLLSDLALAGCVYAFGRMRTVRRDG from the coding sequence GTGGACACAGCCGTGAAGCAGTCACCCCCGCGTGCGGGCTCTTCCGCCGCCTATCGCAACCTGATCATGGCCACCGTCGGATTCACGCTCACGTTCTGGGCCTGGAACCTGATCGCGCCCATGTCGGGGGAGTACAAGGACCGGCTCGATCTGGATTCCTTCCAGCAGTCCCTGCTGGTCGCCGTGCCCGTGCTGGTCGGCTCGCTGGGCCGCATCCCGGTGGGCGCGCTGACCGACAGGTACGGGGCGCGGCTGATGTTCCCGCTCACCTCGGCGCTGACGATCCTGCCGGTGCTGCTGCTGATCCCGGCGAAGAACTCGTACGGTGCGATGCTCGCCGTGGGCTTTCTGCTGGGTATCGGCGGTACGACGTTCGCGATCGGCATCCCGCTGGTCAACTCGTGGTTCCCGCCCGCCAAGCGCGGCCTCGCGCTCGGTGTCTTCGGCATGGGCATGGGCGGCGTCGCGCTGTCGGGCTATTTCACCCCGCGCATCGCGAAGCACGGCGACAACCTGCCGTTCCTCGTGGTCGCCGGGGCCCTGGTGGTGTACGCGGCGCTCTCGGCGGTGCTCATCAACGACCACCCGGACCGGCAGGTGCCCACCGACTCGCTGGGGCACCGGCTGGGGTCGGCGGGCCGGCTGCGGGTGACCTGGGAGCTGTCGGCGCTGTACGCGATCGGCTTCGGCGGGATCGTCGCGTTCGGGGTGTACCTGCCGACGTACCTGAAGACGTGGTACGAGCTGACGCCGACCGACGCCGGTACCAAGGCGGCCGGGTTCGCCCTGGTGACGGTCGTCTTCCGGCCGTTCGGCGGCTGGCTGTCCGACCGGCTGCACCCGGCGGTCGTGACCTCGGTGGCGCTCGGGGTGGCCGCCCTGATGGCCATCGTCCAGGCGTTCGACCCGAGGCTGGACCCGACGGGCACGGTGGCGCTGCTGGTGATGGCGGCGGGCCTGGGCATGGCGAGCGGCAGCGTCTTCGCCCTGGTCTCGCAGGTCACCCCGCAGGCGAAGGTGGGCAGTGTGACCGGGATCGTCGGCGCGATGGGCGGTCTGGGCGGGTTCGTGCCACCGCTGGTGATGGGCGCGATCTACAGCGCGAAGGACTCGTACTCGATCGGCTTCATGCTGCTGTCCGACCTGGCGCTTGCGGGCTGTGTGTACGCCTTCGGCCGCATGCGCACGGTACGGCGGGACGGATGA
- a CDS encoding DUF2867 domain-containing protein, producing MATRLPNDAHAALPWRIHALTRDFEVEDLWTIRTPGAGADDFPAALTAMRARRRSPLPVRALFAVRRKLGALFGWDGPGAGAGGRGRAVLDRLPDDLRATTPGPGAGLGPLTPVYVLDDECALELANRTVHAVMHLGWTPAAQGGHELRMAVLVRPNGLLGRLYLAAITPFRRLLVLPAFIRQREDAWQERRVAAGNAVEQNPEHVTESQRRDLR from the coding sequence GTGGCCACCAGACTCCCCAACGACGCGCATGCCGCGCTTCCCTGGCGGATTCACGCGCTCACGCGCGACTTCGAGGTCGAGGATCTGTGGACCATCCGCACCCCCGGCGCCGGAGCGGACGACTTCCCCGCCGCCCTCACGGCCATGCGCGCACGGCGGCGCAGCCCGTTGCCGGTGCGGGCCCTGTTCGCGGTGCGCCGGAAGCTCGGCGCCCTCTTCGGCTGGGACGGGCCCGGCGCGGGAGCGGGGGGCCGGGGGCGCGCGGTGCTCGACCGGCTTCCCGACGACCTGCGCGCGACCACCCCCGGACCGGGCGCCGGGCTCGGTCCGCTCACGCCCGTCTACGTACTCGACGACGAGTGCGCCCTGGAGCTGGCGAACAGGACCGTCCACGCCGTCATGCACCTCGGCTGGACACCGGCCGCGCAGGGCGGGCACGAGCTGCGCATGGCGGTGCTGGTCAGACCCAACGGCCTGCTCGGACGCCTCTACCTGGCCGCGATCACCCCGTTCCGGCGCCTGCTCGTGCTGCCGGCCTTCATCCGCCAGAGGGAGGACGCCTGGCAGGAGCGACGCGTCGCGGCCGGGAACGCCGTCGAACAGAACCCTGAGCATGTCACCGAATCACAGAGGCGGGATCTCCGTTGA
- a CDS encoding class I SAM-dependent methyltransferase has protein sequence MTSAAVHYDQLLAAQYTWMLGGDIGGLAAEQETLLRRLGVRPGPDGGLAVDLGCGPGQQSLALARIGFASVVAVDTSKDLLDELALHARGEGATGISPVHGDIRGTLRRVARPGTVDAVVCMGDTLPHLPDKADVTRLLADVADALAPGGRFVATYRDLSLRLEGTDRFIPVRSDEDRVLTCFLEYVEHDTVMVHDLLHTRSGDTWTQQVGSYPKLRIAADWLTEQCRTAGLEVHDDTEGPHGMRLVHAVKNRGGERCSE, from the coding sequence TTGACCAGTGCAGCCGTTCACTACGACCAATTACTCGCCGCGCAGTACACCTGGATGCTCGGCGGTGACATCGGCGGCCTCGCCGCCGAACAGGAGACCTTGCTCCGGCGCCTCGGCGTGCGGCCGGGGCCGGACGGGGGCCTGGCGGTGGACCTGGGGTGCGGGCCGGGCCAGCAGTCGCTGGCACTGGCCCGGATCGGCTTCGCGTCGGTGGTCGCCGTCGACACCAGCAAGGATCTGCTGGACGAACTCGCGCTGCACGCGCGGGGTGAGGGCGCGACCGGGATCTCCCCCGTCCACGGCGACATCCGCGGCACGCTCCGGCGCGTGGCCCGCCCCGGCACGGTGGACGCGGTGGTGTGCATGGGCGACACGCTGCCACACCTTCCGGACAAGGCCGACGTGACCAGGCTCCTGGCCGACGTGGCGGACGCCCTCGCGCCGGGCGGCCGGTTCGTCGCGACCTACCGCGACCTCTCCCTGCGCCTGGAAGGCACCGACCGTTTCATCCCCGTCCGCAGCGACGAGGACCGCGTGCTCACCTGCTTCCTGGAGTACGTGGAGCACGACACCGTCATGGTCCACGACCTCCTGCACACCCGGTCGGGAGACACCTGGACCCAGCAGGTCGGCAGCTACCCCAAGCTGCGCATCGCCGCGGACTGGCTGACCGAGCAGTGCCGCACGGCCGGCCTGGAGGTCCACGACGACACGGAGGGTCCGCACGGCATGCGGCTCGTCCACGCCGTCAAGAACCGCGGCGGTGAACGATGCTCGGAGTGA
- a CDS encoding DinB family protein — protein MLGVTRPRRRGDLFAGPESESRFASPGTDGERRMLTDVLAAQRVTLRLKCSGLGPELVLRSVRPSTLSLLGLVRHLADVERRWFRQVLAGEPAPPRFSDAANPDGDFEGARPGPEVVEAAWEAWHTEVAFAEHFTARAPDLDVEGEDTWRGTVSLRWVLIHMIEEYARHNGHADLLRERIDGTIGL, from the coding sequence ATGCTCGGAGTGACCCGCCCCAGGCGCCGGGGCGACCTGTTCGCCGGCCCGGAGAGCGAAAGCCGGTTCGCGAGCCCCGGCACCGACGGCGAACGCCGGATGCTGACCGACGTCCTGGCGGCCCAGCGTGTGACGTTGCGGCTGAAGTGCTCCGGTCTCGGGCCGGAGCTGGTCCTGCGGTCGGTGCGACCGTCCACGCTGTCGCTGCTCGGGCTGGTGCGGCACCTCGCGGACGTCGAGCGGCGCTGGTTCCGGCAGGTCCTGGCGGGAGAACCCGCGCCGCCCCGGTTCTCCGACGCCGCCAACCCCGACGGAGACTTCGAAGGCGCCCGCCCCGGCCCGGAGGTCGTCGAAGCCGCGTGGGAGGCATGGCACACGGAGGTCGCGTTCGCCGAGCACTTCACCGCACGGGCCCCCGATCTCGACGTCGAGGGCGAGGACACCTGGCGCGGCACGGTATCGCTGCGCTGGGTGCTCATCCACATGATCGAGGAGTACGCCCGCCACAACGGCCACGCCGACCTGCTCCGAGAACGCATCGACGGAACCATCGGCCTGTGA
- a CDS encoding Lrp/AsnC family transcriptional regulator yields the protein MDRLDREILGVLQEDARISYRDLGVRVGLSANAAADRVRRLRKDGVIRGFTVIIDPAADTRTGLVVFIDVTLRIDTTNETFERAVLALPGITEVVHVTGGHDYLVRATAADTAALDTLLRRLKREAGVAHSNTRVALRAAPGQ from the coding sequence ATGGATCGTCTGGACAGGGAAATCCTCGGCGTCCTCCAGGAGGATGCCCGGATCTCGTACCGCGACCTGGGCGTACGGGTCGGGCTCAGCGCCAACGCGGCGGCCGACCGGGTCAGACGGCTGCGCAAGGACGGCGTGATCCGCGGCTTCACCGTGATCATCGACCCGGCCGCCGACACCCGCACCGGGCTCGTCGTCTTCATCGACGTCACCCTGCGCATCGACACCACCAACGAGACCTTCGAACGGGCGGTGCTGGCCCTGCCCGGCATCACCGAAGTGGTGCACGTGACCGGCGGACACGACTACCTGGTACGCGCCACCGCGGCCGACACCGCGGCGCTCGACACCCTCCTGCGCCGCCTCAAGCGCGAGGCGGGCGTCGCCCACTCGAACACCCGCGTGGCGCTCCGGGCCGCCCCCGGGCAGTGA
- a CDS encoding VOC family protein: MPAEATKGTPCWADATFPDLEGAKRFYGELLGWTFGETQAEYGNYTQAYLGGKAVAALIPPGPGGMPPGWCLYLASPDAAATASEIREHGGTVLVEPMRVGEFGTMVLARDPGGVTFGVWQPGTHKGFEARTVPGSYNWAEIFTREPAKADAFFPAVFGYGVKRMADDAVDFTLYDLGADPVLGRMSMTDDFPPDMPSYVNVYFSVADCDAAVEKAKSLGATLRFGPMTIPFGRFAALTDPQGAPFSLFDNGTTAGEPPRLEDVS; the protein is encoded by the coding sequence ATGCCCGCAGAAGCGACCAAGGGCACACCGTGCTGGGCCGACGCGACGTTCCCCGACCTGGAGGGCGCGAAACGCTTCTACGGTGAGCTGCTGGGCTGGACGTTCGGCGAGACGCAGGCCGAGTACGGCAACTACACCCAGGCGTATCTGGGCGGCAAGGCGGTCGCCGCGCTGATCCCGCCGGGCCCCGGCGGGATGCCACCCGGCTGGTGCCTGTACCTGGCCTCGCCGGACGCGGCGGCCACCGCGTCGGAGATCCGCGAGCACGGTGGCACGGTGCTGGTGGAGCCCATGCGGGTCGGCGAGTTCGGCACGATGGTGCTGGCCCGCGATCCGGGCGGGGTGACCTTCGGCGTCTGGCAGCCCGGCACCCACAAGGGCTTCGAGGCGCGGACCGTGCCCGGCTCCTACAACTGGGCCGAGATCTTCACCCGCGAGCCGGCGAAGGCGGACGCCTTCTTCCCCGCGGTCTTCGGCTACGGCGTGAAGCGCATGGCGGACGACGCGGTCGACTTCACGCTCTACGACCTGGGCGCCGACCCGGTGCTGGGCCGGATGAGCATGACGGACGACTTCCCGCCGGACATGCCCTCGTACGTGAACGTGTACTTCTCGGTGGCCGACTGCGACGCGGCGGTGGAGAAGGCGAAGTCGCTGGGCGCGACACTGCGGTTCGGGCCGATGACGATCCCGTTCGGCAGGTTCGCCGCGCTCACGGACCCGCAGGGCGCGCCGTTCTCCCTGTTCGACAACGGCACGACGGCCGGCGAACCGCCCCGGCTGGAGGACGTGTCGTAG
- a CDS encoding acyl-CoA synthetase: MPLLPALQDATAPAAAREAVRFDDVSLTYSALAEVTAGLAARLAGAVRVAVWATPTAHTVVAVVAALRAGVPAVPLNPRTGGRELAHIVTDSAPTLVLAAPCDELPPALAGLERLDVPTAPQGGPAPAALPEPDPESAALVVYTSGTTGPPKGAVLPRRALAASLDALEDAWEWTADDVLVQALPLFHVHGLILGVLGPLRRGGSVRHLGRFSPEGVARELASGGTMLFGVPTMYHRLAEALAGPRESAAGLAKALAGARLLVSGSAALPVHDHERIAAATGRRVIERYGMTETLMNTGMRADGAPRPGTVGPPLRGVELRLVEEDGGPLADPDAIGEIQVRGPNLFTGYLNRPDATAAALTADGWFRTGDMAVLDPDGYVRIVGRKATDLIKSGGFKIGAGEIENALLDHPGVREAAVTGEPDPDLGERITAWVVPADPAAPPSADELADHVAAQLAPHKRPRTVRYLDALPRNDLGKIMKRALHG, translated from the coding sequence ATGCCACTTCTGCCCGCACTCCAGGACGCGACCGCTCCGGCGGCCGCCCGCGAAGCCGTCCGGTTCGACGACGTCAGCCTCACCTACTCCGCCCTCGCCGAAGTCACGGCCGGTCTCGCGGCCCGGCTGGCCGGCGCGGTCCGGGTGGCCGTCTGGGCCACACCGACCGCCCACACCGTCGTCGCGGTGGTGGCCGCCCTCCGGGCCGGGGTCCCGGCCGTCCCGCTGAACCCGAGGACGGGCGGGCGCGAGCTGGCACACATCGTCACGGACAGCGCCCCCACCCTGGTCCTGGCCGCCCCCTGCGACGAGCTGCCGCCCGCGCTCGCCGGCCTGGAACGCCTGGACGTCCCCACCGCCCCGCAGGGCGGCCCCGCCCCGGCCGCGCTCCCCGAGCCGGATCCGGAGTCCGCCGCCCTCGTCGTCTACACCTCGGGCACGACCGGCCCGCCGAAGGGCGCCGTGCTGCCCCGCCGGGCGCTCGCCGCCTCGCTGGACGCGCTGGAGGACGCCTGGGAGTGGACCGCCGACGACGTCCTCGTCCAGGCGCTGCCGCTGTTCCACGTGCACGGGCTGATCCTGGGCGTGCTGGGCCCCCTGCGCCGGGGCGGCTCGGTGCGCCACCTGGGCCGGTTCTCGCCCGAGGGCGTCGCCCGTGAGCTGGCCTCGGGCGGCACGATGCTGTTCGGCGTACCGACCATGTACCACCGGCTCGCGGAGGCGCTGGCCGGTCCGCGGGAGTCCGCCGCCGGTCTGGCGAAGGCGCTCGCGGGCGCCCGGCTGCTCGTCTCCGGTTCGGCCGCCCTGCCCGTCCACGACCACGAGCGCATCGCCGCGGCGACCGGCCGCCGGGTCATCGAGCGGTACGGCATGACGGAGACCCTGATGAACACGGGCATGCGGGCCGACGGGGCGCCGCGTCCCGGCACGGTCGGCCCGCCGCTGCGCGGGGTGGAGCTGCGCCTGGTGGAGGAGGACGGCGGCCCGCTCGCCGACCCGGACGCCATCGGCGAGATCCAGGTGCGCGGCCCGAACCTGTTCACCGGCTATCTGAACCGGCCCGACGCGACGGCCGCCGCGCTCACCGCCGACGGCTGGTTCCGCACCGGCGACATGGCGGTGCTCGACCCGGACGGCTATGTGCGCATCGTCGGCCGCAAGGCCACGGACCTGATCAAGAGCGGCGGCTTCAAGATCGGCGCCGGCGAGATCGAGAACGCGCTGCTCGACCACCCCGGTGTGCGCGAGGCGGCGGTCACCGGGGAACCCGACCCGGATCTCGGCGAGCGCATCACGGCCTGGGTGGTCCCGGCCGACCCCGCCGCCCCGCCCTCCGCCGACGAGCTGGCGGACCATGTCGCGGCCCAGCTGGCCCCGCACAAGCGCCCGCGCACCGTTCGCTACCTGGACGCGCTCCCCCGCAACGACCTGGGGAAGATCATGAAGCGGGCCCTCCATGGCTGA